The Medicago truncatula cultivar Jemalong A17 chromosome 4, MtrunA17r5.0-ANR, whole genome shotgun sequence genome includes a region encoding these proteins:
- the LOC11445422 gene encoding agmatine deiminase, with translation MMHLENTPTFHGFHMPAEWEPHSQCWIGWPERADNWRDGAVHAQLVFTRVAAAISRFEKVTVCASSAQWENARNQLPDHVRVVEISSNDSWFRDIGPTFVVRRETSKSDDAEHRIAGIDWTFNSWGGLEDGCYCDWSLDSLVKKKILDVERIPRFSHSMVLEGGSIHVDGEGTCITTEECLLNKNRNPHLSKSQIEDELKAYLGVRKVIWLPRGLYGDDDTNGHVDNMCCFVRPGAVLLSWTDDKTDPQYERSEEAYSLFSSVTDANGRKFEVIKLHVPGPLYMTEKEAAGVFQDDGAKPRLPGTRLAASYVNFYIANGAIIAPQFGDKKWDDEAIRVLSKTFPHHEVVGIEGSREIVLSGGNIHCITQQQPAI, from the exons ATGATGCATCTAGAAAACACACCTACTTTTCATGGCTTTCACATGCCTGCAGAATGGGAACCTCACTCACAGTGTTGGATTGGTTGGCCC GAACGTGCCGATAATTGGCGTGACGGTGCCGTTCATGCTCAACTTGTGTTTACCAGGGTGGCGGCTGCAATCTCCAGATTTGAGAAAGTAACCGTTTGTGCTAGTTCAGCTCAG TGGGAGAATGCGCGGAATCAGCTACCTGATCATGTTAGGGTCGTTGAGATTAGCTCCAACGATTCTTGGTTTCGTGACATTGGACCCACT TTTGTAGTGAGGAGAGAAACATCCAAATCTGATGATGCGGAGCATAGGATTGCGGGAATTGACTGGACTTTCAATAGTTGGGGAG GTTTAGAAGATGGATGTTACTGTGATTGGAGTCTCGACAGCCTTGTTAAAAAGAAG ATTTTGGATGTTGAGAGGATTCCTAGATTTTCCCATTCTATGGTGCTTGAAGGCGGAAGCATCCATGTAGATGGAGAAG GAACATGTATTACCACCGAAGAGTGTCTATTGAACAAGAACAGGAACCCACATTTGAGTAAGAGCCAAATAGAGGATGAACTTAAGGCATATCTTGGAGTTAGGAAGGTTATATGGTTGCCTCGTGGATTATATG GAGATGATGATACAAATGGTCATGTTGATAACATGTGCTGTTTTGTGAGGCCTGGTGCGGTTCTTCTGTCTTGGACTGATGATAAAACTGATCCTCAGTATGAAAGATCTGAAGAAGCATATTCTTTGTTTTCAAGTGTAACTGATGCTAATGGTAGAAAATTTGAAGTGATTAAACTCCATGTTCCCGGTCCATTATACATGACTGAGAAAGAGGCTGCTGGGGTTTTTCAG GATGATGGAGCCAAGCCAAGACTTCCTGGTACTAGACTTGCTGCTTCCTATGTAAACTTTTACATTGCAAATGGTGCTATCATTGCTCCACAATTTGGAGATAAAAAGTGGGATGATGAAGCTATCCGAGTTCTGTCTAAGACCTTCCCTCATCATGAA GTTGTGGGAATTGAAGGTTCCAGGGAGATTGTTTTGTCAGGTGGAAATATACATTGCATCACTCAGCAACAACCAGCCATTTAG
- the LOC11446601 gene encoding inorganic pyrophosphatase TTM1 isoform X3 yields the protein MAQDTVIVSSGAESPQRRQGLLRDQVQIVKRKDGSDRYEIVPIQDSLSFEKGFFIVIRACQLLAQNNDGIILVGVAGPSGAGKTVFTDKVFSFMPSIAVITMDNYNDSSRIIDGNFDDPRLTDYDTLLKNIQDLKSGKPAQVPIYDFKSSSRIGYRTIEVPSSRIVIIEGIYALSEKLRPLLDLRVSVTGGVHFDLVKRVLRDIQRAGQEPEEIIHQISETVYPMYKAFIEPDLQTAHIKIINKFNPFTGFQNPTYILKSAKVVTVDQIKVVIAAEHTETKEETYDIYLLPPGEDPEACQSYLRMRNRDGKYNLMFEEWVTDSPFIISPRITFEVSVRLLGGLMALGYTIAAILKRSSHVFHDDKVSIKTDWLEQLNRQYVQVQGKDRNYIKFVAEKLGLDGSYVPRTYIEQIQLEKLVNDVMTLPEDLKTKLSIEDDSVSSPKEALSRASADRRMKYLNRGVTQSYSNRRDKVLPNLTKLAINNRSFNGRALESPAPIANQLPGSYHSTF from the exons ATGGCACAAGACACTGTAATTGTATCTTCTGGTGCTGAATCACCACAACGTCGTCAAGGTTTACTACGAGATCAAGTTCAAATAGTTAAAAGAAAAGATGGTTCTGACCGCTATGAGATTGTTCCAATTCAAGATTCTTTATCATTTGAGAAAGGATTCTTCATTGTTATTCGTGCATGTCAGTTATTGGCTCAAAACAATGATGGAATTATTTTGGTAGGAGTTGCTGGTCCTTCTGGAGCTGGCAAAACTGTTTTTACTGATAAGGTTTTCAGTTTTATGCCAAGTATTGCTGTTATTACTATGGATAATTATAATGATTCTAGTCGAATCATTGATGGAAACTTTGATG ACCCTCGATTGACGGATTATGATACCTTGCTAAAAAATATACAGGATCTTAAATCAGGGAAGCCTGCTCAGGTTCCGATATATGATTTCAAGTCCAGTTCTCGCATCGGATACAG GACTATTGAAGTCCCTAGCTCCCGTATCGTAATCATTGAAGGCATCTATGCCTTAAGTGAAAAATTACGACCATTGCTTGATCTTCGTGTTTCTGTCACCGGTGGAGTTCATTTTGACCTTGTCAAGCGTGTTTTGCGGGACATTCAACGAGCTGGTCAAGAGCCTGAagaaataattcatcaaatctCTGAAACG GTATACCCCATGTACAAAGCTTTTATAGAGCCAGATCTCCAAACAGcacatataaaaattattaacaagTTTAATCCATTCACTGGATTCCAGAATCCCACCTACATACTGAAG TCGGCAAAGGTTGTGACGGTGGATCAAATCAAGGTAGTTATTGCTGCAGAGCATACTGAAACCAAAGAGGAAACATATGACATATATCTTCTACCCCCTGGAGAAGACCCTGAAGCATGTCAATCATATTTGAGAATGAGAAACCGGGATGGAAAGTACAATCTTATGTTTGAG GAATGGGTTACGGATAGTCCATTCATTATATCACCTAGAATTACTTTTGAGGTCAGTGTGCGTCTTCTTGGAGGGCTGATGGCCTTGGGGTATACAATTGCAGCAATCCTGAAAAGAAGCAGCCATGTCTTTCACGATGATAAAGTATCCATAAAAACTGACTGGCTCGAACAGCTTAATCGCCAATATGTCCAG GTGCAAGGGAAAGATAGAAACTATATTAAATTTGTAGCGGAGAAACTGGGTTTGGATGGTTCCTATGTCCCTCGCACTTACATTGAACAAATTCAGCTAGAAAAGCTTGTAAATGATGTGATG ACACTGCCAGAAGATCTGAAGACAAAACTCAGCATAGAGGATGATTCGGTTTCAAGCCCTAAAGAAGCACTTTCCAGAGCTTCTGCAGATAGGAGAATGAAGTACCTTAATCG TGGTGTTACACAGTCATATTCAAATCGAAGGGACAAAGTTCTACCTAATTTGACTAAACTTGCTATAAATAACAGAAGTTTTAATGGGAGAGCTCTAGAATCACCTGCTCCGATTGCCAACCAA CTGCCAGGGAGTTATCATTCAACTTTCTGA
- the LOC11446601 gene encoding inorganic pyrophosphatase TTM1 isoform X1, producing MAQDTVIVSSGAESPQRRQGLLRDQVQIVKRKDGSDRYEIVPIQDSLSFEKGFFIVIRACQLLAQNNDGIILVGVAGPSGAGKTVFTDKVFSFMPSIAVITMDNYNDSSRIIDGNFDDPRLTDYDTLLKNIQDLKSGKPAQVPIYDFKSSSRIGYRTIEVPSSRIVIIEGIYALSEKLRPLLDLRVSVTGGVHFDLVKRVLRDIQRAGQEPEEIIHQISETVYPMYKAFIEPDLQTAHIKIINKFNPFTGFQNPTYILKSAKVVTVDQIKVVIAAEHTETKEETYDIYLLPPGEDPEACQSYLRMRNRDGKYNLMFEEWVTDSPFIISPRITFEVSVRLLGGLMALGYTIAAILKRSSHVFHDDKVSIKTDWLEQLNRQYVQVQGKDRNYIKFVAEKLGLDGSYVPRTYIEQIQLEKLVNDVMTLPEDLKTKLSIEDDSVSSPKEALSRASADRRMKYLNRGVTQSYSNRRDKVLPNLTKLAINNRSFNGRALESPAPIANQGVIIQLSDQISTLNERMDEFTSRIEELNSKFDFKKVSSSQQNLALQADPCNGSGPTSLFVTGLSNGSLTGSMLANSTSSSHLVRESPLMEEVLLVARGQRQIMHQLDTLSNLMQEYFGERSRMGRTDQAGGMREVESVAIPLVLTLAIGAVGVFLFKGLTSNK from the exons ATGGCACAAGACACTGTAATTGTATCTTCTGGTGCTGAATCACCACAACGTCGTCAAGGTTTACTACGAGATCAAGTTCAAATAGTTAAAAGAAAAGATGGTTCTGACCGCTATGAGATTGTTCCAATTCAAGATTCTTTATCATTTGAGAAAGGATTCTTCATTGTTATTCGTGCATGTCAGTTATTGGCTCAAAACAATGATGGAATTATTTTGGTAGGAGTTGCTGGTCCTTCTGGAGCTGGCAAAACTGTTTTTACTGATAAGGTTTTCAGTTTTATGCCAAGTATTGCTGTTATTACTATGGATAATTATAATGATTCTAGTCGAATCATTGATGGAAACTTTGATG ACCCTCGATTGACGGATTATGATACCTTGCTAAAAAATATACAGGATCTTAAATCAGGGAAGCCTGCTCAGGTTCCGATATATGATTTCAAGTCCAGTTCTCGCATCGGATACAG GACTATTGAAGTCCCTAGCTCCCGTATCGTAATCATTGAAGGCATCTATGCCTTAAGTGAAAAATTACGACCATTGCTTGATCTTCGTGTTTCTGTCACCGGTGGAGTTCATTTTGACCTTGTCAAGCGTGTTTTGCGGGACATTCAACGAGCTGGTCAAGAGCCTGAagaaataattcatcaaatctCTGAAACG GTATACCCCATGTACAAAGCTTTTATAGAGCCAGATCTCCAAACAGcacatataaaaattattaacaagTTTAATCCATTCACTGGATTCCAGAATCCCACCTACATACTGAAG TCGGCAAAGGTTGTGACGGTGGATCAAATCAAGGTAGTTATTGCTGCAGAGCATACTGAAACCAAAGAGGAAACATATGACATATATCTTCTACCCCCTGGAGAAGACCCTGAAGCATGTCAATCATATTTGAGAATGAGAAACCGGGATGGAAAGTACAATCTTATGTTTGAG GAATGGGTTACGGATAGTCCATTCATTATATCACCTAGAATTACTTTTGAGGTCAGTGTGCGTCTTCTTGGAGGGCTGATGGCCTTGGGGTATACAATTGCAGCAATCCTGAAAAGAAGCAGCCATGTCTTTCACGATGATAAAGTATCCATAAAAACTGACTGGCTCGAACAGCTTAATCGCCAATATGTCCAG GTGCAAGGGAAAGATAGAAACTATATTAAATTTGTAGCGGAGAAACTGGGTTTGGATGGTTCCTATGTCCCTCGCACTTACATTGAACAAATTCAGCTAGAAAAGCTTGTAAATGATGTGATG ACACTGCCAGAAGATCTGAAGACAAAACTCAGCATAGAGGATGATTCGGTTTCAAGCCCTAAAGAAGCACTTTCCAGAGCTTCTGCAGATAGGAGAATGAAGTACCTTAATCG TGGTGTTACACAGTCATATTCAAATCGAAGGGACAAAGTTCTACCTAATTTGACTAAACTTGCTATAAATAACAGAAGTTTTAATGGGAGAGCTCTAGAATCACCTGCTCCGATTGCCAACCAA GGAGTTATCATTCAACTTTCTGATCAAATTTCCACACTAAATGAAAGAATGGATGAGTTCACCTCTCGTATTGAAGAACTGAATTCAAAATTCGACTTTAAAAAAGTTTCATCCAGTCAACAAAACTTGGCTTTACAGGCTGACCCCTGCAATGGCTCTGGCCCCACTTCTCTTTTTGTTACTGGATTAAGCAATGGTTCATTGACTGGATCAATGCTTGCTAATTCTACATCATCCTCTCATCTGGTTAGAGAGTCTCCCCTAATGGAAGAG GTATTACTTGTTGCCCGAGGACAACGTCAAATCATGCATCAACTAGACACTCTGAGCAATCTTATGCAAGAATATTTCGGAGAAAGATCCCGTATGGGAAGGACAGACCAGGCAGGCGGAATGCGTGAAGTTGAATCCGTTGCCATCCCTCTGGTTCTGACTTTGGCCATTGGTGCTGTTGGCGTGTTCTTGTTCAAGGGTTTGACATCTAACAAATAA
- the LOC11446601 gene encoding inorganic pyrophosphatase TTM1 isoform X2, translated as MILVESLMETLMDLKSGKPAQVPIYDFKSSSRIGYRTIEVPSSRIVIIEGIYALSEKLRPLLDLRVSVTGGVHFDLVKRVLRDIQRAGQEPEEIIHQISETVYPMYKAFIEPDLQTAHIKIINKFNPFTGFQNPTYILKSAKVVTVDQIKVVIAAEHTETKEETYDIYLLPPGEDPEACQSYLRMRNRDGKYNLMFEEWVTDSPFIISPRITFEVSVRLLGGLMALGYTIAAILKRSSHVFHDDKVSIKTDWLEQLNRQYVQVQGKDRNYIKFVAEKLGLDGSYVPRTYIEQIQLEKLVNDVMTLPEDLKTKLSIEDDSVSSPKEALSRASADRRMKYLNRGVTQSYSNRRDKVLPNLTKLAINNRSFNGRALESPAPIANQGVIIQLSDQISTLNERMDEFTSRIEELNSKFDFKKVSSSQQNLALQADPCNGSGPTSLFVTGLSNGSLTGSMLANSTSSSHLVRESPLMEEVLLVARGQRQIMHQLDTLSNLMQEYFGERSRMGRTDQAGGMREVESVAIPLVLTLAIGAVGVFLFKGLTSNK; from the exons ATGATTCTAGTCGAATCATTGATGGAAACTTTGATG GATCTTAAATCAGGGAAGCCTGCTCAGGTTCCGATATATGATTTCAAGTCCAGTTCTCGCATCGGATACAG GACTATTGAAGTCCCTAGCTCCCGTATCGTAATCATTGAAGGCATCTATGCCTTAAGTGAAAAATTACGACCATTGCTTGATCTTCGTGTTTCTGTCACCGGTGGAGTTCATTTTGACCTTGTCAAGCGTGTTTTGCGGGACATTCAACGAGCTGGTCAAGAGCCTGAagaaataattcatcaaatctCTGAAACG GTATACCCCATGTACAAAGCTTTTATAGAGCCAGATCTCCAAACAGcacatataaaaattattaacaagTTTAATCCATTCACTGGATTCCAGAATCCCACCTACATACTGAAG TCGGCAAAGGTTGTGACGGTGGATCAAATCAAGGTAGTTATTGCTGCAGAGCATACTGAAACCAAAGAGGAAACATATGACATATATCTTCTACCCCCTGGAGAAGACCCTGAAGCATGTCAATCATATTTGAGAATGAGAAACCGGGATGGAAAGTACAATCTTATGTTTGAG GAATGGGTTACGGATAGTCCATTCATTATATCACCTAGAATTACTTTTGAGGTCAGTGTGCGTCTTCTTGGAGGGCTGATGGCCTTGGGGTATACAATTGCAGCAATCCTGAAAAGAAGCAGCCATGTCTTTCACGATGATAAAGTATCCATAAAAACTGACTGGCTCGAACAGCTTAATCGCCAATATGTCCAG GTGCAAGGGAAAGATAGAAACTATATTAAATTTGTAGCGGAGAAACTGGGTTTGGATGGTTCCTATGTCCCTCGCACTTACATTGAACAAATTCAGCTAGAAAAGCTTGTAAATGATGTGATG ACACTGCCAGAAGATCTGAAGACAAAACTCAGCATAGAGGATGATTCGGTTTCAAGCCCTAAAGAAGCACTTTCCAGAGCTTCTGCAGATAGGAGAATGAAGTACCTTAATCG TGGTGTTACACAGTCATATTCAAATCGAAGGGACAAAGTTCTACCTAATTTGACTAAACTTGCTATAAATAACAGAAGTTTTAATGGGAGAGCTCTAGAATCACCTGCTCCGATTGCCAACCAA GGAGTTATCATTCAACTTTCTGATCAAATTTCCACACTAAATGAAAGAATGGATGAGTTCACCTCTCGTATTGAAGAACTGAATTCAAAATTCGACTTTAAAAAAGTTTCATCCAGTCAACAAAACTTGGCTTTACAGGCTGACCCCTGCAATGGCTCTGGCCCCACTTCTCTTTTTGTTACTGGATTAAGCAATGGTTCATTGACTGGATCAATGCTTGCTAATTCTACATCATCCTCTCATCTGGTTAGAGAGTCTCCCCTAATGGAAGAG GTATTACTTGTTGCCCGAGGACAACGTCAAATCATGCATCAACTAGACACTCTGAGCAATCTTATGCAAGAATATTTCGGAGAAAGATCCCGTATGGGAAGGACAGACCAGGCAGGCGGAATGCGTGAAGTTGAATCCGTTGCCATCCCTCTGGTTCTGACTTTGGCCATTGGTGCTGTTGGCGTGTTCTTGTTCAAGGGTTTGACATCTAACAAATAA
- the LOC11443631 gene encoding H/ACA ribonucleoprotein complex subunit 2-like protein yields MGSDSEGEKSVQRKKMQALAPIAKPLAGKKLSKKTLKLVKRAAENKCIKRGVKEVVKSIRRGQKGVCIIAGNISPIDVITHVPILCEDKDIPYVYVSSKEDLATAGATKRPTCCVLVMTKPSKGELSQEVQEKLKSEYDQVASECRELQSTLF; encoded by the exons ATGGGAAGCGACAGTGAAGGTGAGAAATCGGTGCAGAGGAAGAAGATGCAGGCTCTAGCCCCCATTGCTAAACCTCTTGCTGGGAAGAAGCTCTCCAAGAAAACACTCAAGCTTGTTAAAAGAG CTGCTGAAAACAAGTGCATAAAGAGAGGAGTTAAGGAGGTGGTTAAAAGTATAAGGCGAGGTCAAAAAGG AGTGTGTATTATAGCTGGGAACATATCGCCTATTGATGTCATCACTCATGTTCCGATTTTATGCGAGGATAAGGACATTCCATATGTATATGTCTCATCTAAAGAA GACCTTGCAACGGCAGGAGCAACGAAGAGGCCAACTTGTTGTGTTTTAGTGATGACCAAGCCTTCAAAGGGTGAACTATCTCAAGAGGTACAAGAGAAACTAAAGTCAGAGTATGATCAAGTTGCATCAGAGTGTAGAGAGCTTCAGTCTACACTTTTTTGA